From Pseudomonas hefeiensis, one genomic window encodes:
- a CDS encoding CinA family protein codes for MDDITELAAELGRRLQRVNAHVTTAESCTGGGIAEAITRIPGSSAWFEAGYVTYSNRQKTQQLGVPAELFATVGAVSREVVEAMVRGAQQKSLARFAVAVSGVAGPDGGSPNKPVGTVWLAWGVGETVISEQLFFAGNRDEVRRQTVKAALEGLLQHVAAEISNQG; via the coding sequence ATGGATGACATTACCGAGCTGGCCGCTGAACTGGGCCGACGCCTGCAGCGGGTCAATGCCCATGTGACCACGGCCGAGTCCTGTACCGGAGGCGGGATTGCCGAGGCGATCACTCGTATTCCCGGGAGTTCGGCGTGGTTCGAGGCGGGTTATGTCACCTATTCCAATCGCCAGAAGACTCAGCAGTTGGGTGTGCCGGCCGAGTTGTTCGCAACGGTGGGGGCGGTCAGCCGTGAGGTGGTCGAGGCAATGGTGCGGGGCGCGCAGCAAAAAAGCCTGGCGCGGTTTGCCGTGGCGGTCAGCGGCGTGGCCGGCCCCGATGGCGGCTCGCCGAACAAACCGGTGGGTACTGTATGGCTGGCCTGGGGCGTTGGCGAAACGGTCATCAGTGAGCAGCTATTCTTTGCCGGCAACCGCGACGAAGTCCGCCGACAAACGGTGAAGGCCGCGCTAGAGGGGCTGCTGCAACATGTCGCCGCAGAAATCTCAAATCAGGGGTAG
- a CDS encoding lysis system i-spanin subunit Rz, which produces MSAFGLMPFSSRALGVAVLLALVAGGTAALAWQVQAWRYERQLAQAAQIQAQTLNQITQAAAIQQKVEQDKRLALEQQLSASEQSHYRALSDAQRDQDRLRDRLATADVRLSVLLDADDVAAGCAVPATASTGGVDHGPPRARLDPAHAQRIIAITDEGDRGLIALQACQAYVRALGR; this is translated from the coding sequence ATGTCAGCCTTCGGTTTGATGCCTTTTTCTTCTCGCGCCCTTGGCGTCGCTGTGTTGCTGGCGTTGGTGGCCGGCGGCACGGCGGCGCTGGCGTGGCAAGTCCAGGCGTGGCGTTATGAGCGGCAACTGGCGCAAGCGGCCCAGATCCAGGCCCAGACGCTGAATCAAATAACCCAGGCGGCAGCGATTCAACAAAAGGTCGAGCAAGACAAGCGCCTGGCCCTGGAACAGCAACTCTCCGCCAGCGAACAATCCCATTACCGAGCCTTGAGCGATGCCCAACGTGATCAGGATCGCTTGCGCGATCGCCTTGCTACTGCCGATGTCCGGCTGTCAGTCCTCCTCGACGCCGACGATGTTGCCGCCGGTTGTGCAGTGCCTGCCACCGCCAGCACCGGCGGCGTGGATCATGGCCCCCCACGCGCCCGACTTGACCCGGCGCATGCTCAACGAATTATCGCCATCACCGACGAAGGGGATCGCGGATTGATCGCTCTGCAAGCTTGTCAGGCCTACGTCAGGGCACTGGGTCGATGA
- a CDS encoding glycoside hydrolase family 19 protein, whose protein sequence is MEVTQQQLINIMPNARSQAGVFISALNTAMSSHRIDTPKRIAAFLAQVGHESGQLRYVRELGSDQYLSKYDTGSLAVRLGNTPQADGDGQQYRGRGLIQITGRDNYRRCSLGLFGDERLLALPQLLEQPQWAAESAAWFWNQNGLNELADRDQFNSITRRINGGLNGLQDRLQLWARARAVLCQPSV, encoded by the coding sequence ATGGAAGTTACCCAACAACAACTCATCAACATCATGCCCAACGCCCGCTCCCAAGCGGGCGTTTTTATTTCCGCGCTAAACACCGCGATGTCCAGCCATCGTATCGACACGCCCAAACGCATTGCCGCGTTTCTGGCCCAGGTTGGCCATGAATCAGGGCAATTGCGCTATGTGCGCGAGCTTGGTAGTGATCAATATCTCAGCAAGTACGACACGGGCTCGTTGGCCGTTCGCTTGGGCAACACACCCCAGGCCGACGGTGACGGCCAGCAATATCGCGGTCGCGGGTTGATTCAGATTACCGGGCGAGACAATTATCGGCGTTGTAGCCTGGGTTTGTTCGGCGATGAACGACTGTTGGCGTTGCCGCAACTGCTGGAGCAACCGCAATGGGCGGCTGAGTCTGCCGCCTGGTTCTGGAATCAAAACGGCTTGAACGAACTGGCTGATCGCGATCAGTTCAACAGCATCACCCGTCGCATCAACGGCGGTTTGAATGGCTTGCAGGATCGTCTGCAACTTTGGGCACGGGCGAGGGCGGTGTTATGTCAGCCTTCGGTTTGA
- a CDS encoding contractile injection system protein, VgrG/Pvc8 family encodes MSLGFTPAVEIYGANAALLNERLLSWTHIDAAGIESDQLTLTISLEGLEGLPSLGGKIGLRVGYLESGLVDKGEFVVTRRTPSLFPLRLTLVATAAPFSAADQTGFKQRRSASHGPTTLGALFRQLTSRHGFSPRVAPDLALIKIEHIDQSNETDMGFLTRLAHRYDAVAKPVNELYVLARRGQAKSLSGKVLPETKLSVTTNNRPGDNAFISAVLDDTARAKYQGCKASWWDAAAGKMRVEASGIAPFKTLRQRFQSANDARAAGEGEVRRMMREALKVAIECPGNPGLCAEGIVLLDASWPDFMRGRWSIDKVIASGDREKSYRSRIDATCLDARA; translated from the coding sequence ATGTCACTGGGTTTCACGCCAGCGGTGGAAATATACGGTGCGAACGCGGCGCTGCTCAACGAACGCTTGCTCAGTTGGACGCACATCGACGCGGCGGGGATCGAGTCCGATCAACTGACGCTCACCATCAGCCTGGAAGGGCTTGAAGGGTTGCCCAGCCTGGGCGGGAAAATCGGCCTGCGGGTCGGCTATCTGGAGTCGGGGCTGGTGGATAAAGGCGAGTTTGTCGTGACCCGGCGTACGCCGAGTCTGTTTCCCTTGCGCCTGACGCTTGTCGCGACGGCAGCACCGTTCAGTGCGGCCGATCAGACCGGTTTCAAGCAACGCCGATCCGCCAGCCATGGGCCGACGACCCTGGGCGCGCTGTTTCGTCAGTTGACCTCCAGGCACGGGTTTTCCCCGCGTGTGGCGCCGGACCTGGCGCTGATAAAAATCGAGCACATCGATCAGTCCAACGAAACCGACATGGGTTTTCTGACGCGACTGGCTCACCGTTATGACGCTGTCGCCAAGCCGGTCAACGAGTTGTATGTGCTGGCGCGCCGGGGGCAGGCGAAATCTTTGTCGGGCAAAGTCCTGCCAGAGACAAAGTTGTCGGTGACGACGAATAACCGCCCGGGCGATAACGCCTTCATCTCCGCCGTCCTGGATGACACCGCCCGGGCAAAATACCAGGGCTGCAAGGCCAGTTGGTGGGATGCGGCGGCAGGAAAAATGCGGGTCGAGGCGAGCGGCATCGCGCCGTTCAAGACCCTTCGCCAGCGCTTTCAAAGCGCCAACGATGCCCGCGCCGCCGGAGAAGGCGAGGTGCGGCGGATGATGCGCGAAGCCCTCAAGGTGGCGATCGAATGCCCCGGCAATCCAGGCTTGTGCGCCGAAGGCATCGTGCTGCTGGACGCCTCCTGGCCGGACTTCATGCGCGGTCGCTGGTCGATCGACAAAGTTATCGCCAGTGGCGACCGGGAAAAAAGCTATCGCAGCAGGATTGATGCGACCTGCCTGGATGCCAGGGCCTAA
- a CDS encoding tail protein X, whose protein sequence is MRRVRSIAGDSVNLLLYRELERCDDAAEEALWRLNPKLAEWGPVLPAGVWIVLPEVDLQPVAPTPVSAWD, encoded by the coding sequence ATGCGTAGGGTTCGAAGTATTGCCGGTGATTCGGTGAATCTGTTGCTGTACCGCGAACTTGAGCGTTGTGACGATGCCGCCGAAGAGGCGCTCTGGCGACTCAATCCGAAACTGGCCGAGTGGGGTCCGGTATTGCCGGCGGGGGTGTGGATTGTCCTGCCGGAAGTGGATCTACAACCCGTCGCACCCACACCGGTTTCGGCCTGGGATTAA
- a CDS encoding phage tail protein: MRQQMALGSFIFGLSRNFAYHSLVRTSDGGWKSIDILTSKPKSSQVGQGLQGLTITGKSMYATAMDRLDELRALQAQRIPVPLVDGIGRNWGLWQISRVSETQTEVIDDGTAMVVGWVIELTEFANA; the protein is encoded by the coding sequence ATGCGCCAACAAATGGCACTGGGCAGTTTCATTTTCGGTCTGTCCAGAAACTTCGCTTACCACTCCCTGGTCCGCACCTCGGACGGCGGTTGGAAAAGCATCGACATCCTCACCAGCAAACCCAAATCCAGCCAGGTGGGTCAAGGGCTGCAAGGGCTGACGATCACCGGCAAGTCGATGTACGCGACCGCCATGGATCGACTCGATGAGCTGCGTGCATTACAGGCCCAGCGCATTCCGGTGCCGTTGGTTGACGGCATCGGCCGCAACTGGGGGCTGTGGCAGATCAGCAGAGTGTCGGAAACCCAGACCGAGGTCATTGATGACGGCACCGCGATGGTGGTCGGCTGGGTGATTGAATTGACGGAGTTCGCCAATGCGTAG
- a CDS encoding phage tail tape measure protein — protein sequence MADDRYSLKYAAFNESGLAFGNTSLTSGVSAQGAFAGDQLSSLDLVLEKLGLKLGLLTTAIESLTVKLSAQRLFSQTMGAGAKGESASEPKGKSGGGIEPPVLLKPAIAMDSAMADLKKATQFGPRQIQQVAESTQQIATAPLVAAGGTTAVEVVRMQSQAARKGIGSDVHDASERQLVLSNFASDAGVTAAAFEMPAMKAAEMLADWRISMKLSGAQAFDLADAANQLGKLPNGAKAAEIGAVLQRDGAAATTAGLAPAQAAALTAALLNTGTQQAEAGVALDSFTTALGKGDQTSATEQTAWKQLGLAPTAVASGLRDKDTVSGTVMTVLAALNAQPAEKRSALAGTLFGNGDEAVLRMAQKLPDVNAAFLQVKDPSQYATSQLGNDGSVRQDALALSKTQQGQLNILNARSERLSVATGNALMPSADTSFQWLGSLADGMSELAESSPKATAAIVLVAAAIKPLVGVLLKAVVDEMSSQVAKRVLGRAAPHLPGRLGEVISEDFRKKPRAKKLDTSNASQRPESTRRPKIRVSTRGSRGTVGRSSLGPTASLRSMTRNAPGPLKVVGAVADVTEGVLTGDKRMMGAGLGAAGGGWAGAAAGSAAGAALGSVVPVVGTAIGGLIGGLLGGWLGSDAGASLGEKLVAPTDRLAAPDQVSKDLTSTPTATQQNTMTANIYINGQDQASASQLANLVVQQLSGQFGLTTMPNSLAMRSDAALTDGGT from the coding sequence ATGGCGGACGATAGATATTCGCTCAAATACGCAGCCTTTAATGAGAGTGGACTGGCGTTCGGTAATACCAGTCTCACGAGTGGTGTGTCAGCGCAAGGTGCGTTCGCCGGGGATCAGCTGTCGAGCCTCGATCTGGTGCTGGAAAAACTCGGGCTCAAACTCGGGTTGCTGACCACGGCGATTGAGTCGCTGACCGTGAAACTGTCGGCGCAACGATTGTTCTCCCAAACGATGGGCGCCGGCGCCAAGGGTGAGTCAGCCAGTGAGCCTAAGGGTAAGTCGGGTGGCGGTATCGAACCACCGGTGCTGCTCAAACCTGCGATAGCGATGGATTCGGCCATGGCCGATCTGAAAAAGGCCACCCAATTCGGGCCGCGCCAGATTCAACAGGTGGCTGAGTCAACCCAGCAGATCGCCACCGCACCGCTGGTGGCGGCCGGGGGCACCACGGCGGTTGAAGTGGTGAGGATGCAAAGCCAGGCGGCCAGGAAAGGCATCGGTAGCGATGTGCACGATGCCTCGGAGCGACAGTTGGTCCTGTCGAATTTCGCCTCGGATGCTGGCGTCACCGCGGCGGCGTTCGAGATGCCGGCCATGAAGGCCGCCGAAATGCTGGCCGACTGGCGCATCTCCATGAAGCTCAGCGGCGCGCAAGCCTTTGACTTGGCGGATGCCGCCAACCAATTGGGCAAATTACCCAATGGTGCGAAAGCGGCTGAGATCGGTGCGGTCTTGCAGCGTGACGGTGCGGCTGCGACGACGGCGGGCCTGGCCCCTGCACAAGCCGCCGCGTTGACGGCGGCATTGCTCAATACCGGTACCCAACAAGCTGAAGCCGGGGTGGCGCTGGATAGTTTCACAACGGCCTTGGGCAAGGGTGACCAGACCTCCGCCACCGAGCAAACGGCCTGGAAACAGCTGGGTCTGGCGCCCACGGCGGTGGCGAGCGGTTTGCGTGACAAGGACACGGTGTCTGGCACGGTGATGACGGTGCTGGCGGCCTTGAACGCGCAACCGGCCGAAAAGCGCTCGGCCCTTGCCGGCACGCTCTTCGGCAATGGCGATGAGGCGGTGCTGCGCATGGCGCAGAAACTGCCTGATGTGAACGCAGCCTTTTTGCAGGTGAAAGACCCAAGCCAATATGCCACGTCGCAATTGGGCAACGACGGCTCGGTGCGGCAGGACGCGTTGGCTCTGTCGAAAACCCAACAAGGCCAGTTGAACATCCTCAATGCCCGTAGCGAGCGTTTGTCGGTGGCTACGGGAAATGCCCTGATGCCTTCGGCGGATACCTCGTTCCAGTGGCTGGGTTCGCTGGCCGATGGCATGAGTGAATTGGCTGAATCCTCCCCTAAAGCCACCGCTGCAATTGTGCTTGTTGCCGCGGCGATCAAACCGCTGGTGGGTGTGCTGCTCAAGGCCGTAGTGGATGAGATGTCCAGTCAGGTGGCCAAGCGGGTGTTAGGTAGGGCTGCCCCGCACCTTCCCGGCCGATTGGGTGAGGTGATCTCCGAAGACTTCAGGAAAAAACCTCGTGCGAAGAAGCTGGATACAAGCAATGCCAGCCAGCGTCCCGAATCCACGAGAAGGCCGAAAATACGGGTGAGTACACGAGGCTCGCGGGGGACCGTCGGGCGTTCCTCACTCGGCCCAACGGCCTCATTGCGCTCGATGACGCGCAACGCGCCTGGGCCATTAAAAGTGGTCGGCGCCGTCGCTGATGTGACCGAGGGTGTGCTTACCGGCGACAAACGGATGATGGGCGCAGGCCTGGGAGCCGCAGGTGGCGGCTGGGCAGGCGCTGCCGCAGGGTCCGCGGCCGGTGCCGCTTTGGGCAGTGTTGTTCCGGTGGTCGGCACTGCTATTGGTGGCCTGATCGGCGGGCTGCTGGGCGGTTGGTTGGGGAGCGATGCCGGGGCGTCTCTGGGCGAAAAACTCGTCGCACCCACTGACAGACTCGCCGCTCCAGACCAGGTCAGCAAAGACCTGACCAGCACCCCGACCGCCACACAACAAAACACCATGACCGCAAACATCTACATCAACGGCCAGGACCAGGCCAGTGCCAGTCAGTTAGCCAACCTGGTGGTGCAACAGCTCTCGGGCCAGTTCGGCCTGACAACCATGCCTAACTCACTGGCCATGCGCAGTGACGCGGCCCTGACTGACGGAGGTACGTGA
- a CDS encoding phage tail assembly protein yields the protein MFWTPPVHALLSPITGDDGAQIEQLQLKPLFYVAQKDALARAGDDEDDQFFELAKLATGLSVKELDQLKRPDYVSIAQYVHEMSTRPASYFLGQVAEAETESDDPDQVQLLQTLNVAGRSLTSLTLEMPVLRATKAMKKLKTAKERAEFITAHCTGLMIPDLDLLTVPDWTQLQVRIDDFLNKPADFFRSATSK from the coding sequence ATGTTCTGGACACCTCCTGTTCACGCCCTGTTGTCGCCGATCACCGGTGACGACGGGGCGCAAATCGAGCAGCTTCAGCTCAAGCCGCTGTTCTACGTCGCACAGAAAGACGCCCTGGCCCGTGCCGGCGACGATGAGGACGACCAGTTTTTCGAGCTGGCCAAATTGGCCACCGGCCTGTCGGTCAAGGAGCTGGATCAGCTCAAGCGCCCGGACTACGTGAGCATTGCGCAGTACGTACACGAAATGTCGACTCGTCCGGCGTCGTACTTCTTGGGGCAGGTCGCTGAAGCTGAAACAGAGTCGGACGACCCCGACCAGGTACAACTGCTCCAAACGCTCAACGTCGCTGGCCGCAGCCTGACCTCGCTGACCCTGGAAATGCCCGTGCTACGAGCGACCAAGGCGATGAAAAAACTGAAGACGGCCAAGGAACGCGCCGAGTTCATCACCGCCCATTGCACCGGCTTGATGATTCCCGATCTGGACCTGCTGACCGTGCCTGACTGGACACAGCTTCAGGTACGCATCGACGATTTTTTAAACAAACCGGCGGACTTCTTTCGGAGCGCGACATCGAAGTGA
- a CDS encoding phage major tail tube protein, protein MFTNRVRQAIAATLQGLPLSATVEEFSPPKIEFDMEAMVGGRFIAEEMAKSGKVLNATLVLQGAGPEIMLALGVQLGDDILLNVREAGQDQDGNTWFTYHTVGGKLKSLEEAKLKMGDKPTTTLELACRTYNRLENGIPVIDIDVRTQKFVLNGVDILGDARRAVLLP, encoded by the coding sequence ATGTTTACCAACCGCGTAAGACAGGCCATCGCGGCCACCCTGCAAGGCCTGCCGTTGTCGGCGACGGTGGAAGAGTTCAGCCCGCCGAAGATCGAGTTCGACATGGAGGCGATGGTCGGTGGACGCTTCATCGCCGAAGAAATGGCCAAGAGCGGCAAGGTGCTGAACGCTACCCTCGTCCTGCAAGGGGCCGGGCCGGAAATCATGCTCGCCCTGGGTGTGCAACTGGGCGATGACATTCTGCTGAACGTGCGTGAAGCAGGTCAGGATCAGGATGGCAACACCTGGTTCACCTACCACACCGTCGGCGGCAAGCTCAAATCCCTGGAAGAGGCCAAGCTGAAGATGGGCGACAAACCCACCACGACACTTGAGCTGGCCTGCCGCACCTACAACCGTCTCGAAAACGGTATCCCGGTGATCGACATCGACGTGCGCACCCAGAAGTTCGTGCTCAACGGTGTCGACATTCTCGGCGATGCTCGTCGAGCGGTGCTGTTGCCCTAA
- a CDS encoding phage tail protein, translated as MAEVLNFEHNGITVNATESPEAMGGLGDNVIGLVGTAPNANVLIPKNTPFRINSFTTQAQLDPTGAEAGTLFHAVYQILKVVKVPVYVVIVEEGATPADTQNNVIGGIEAETGRKLGLAALSGVAEDLTIIGAPGFTGTKAVASEFASFGKRIKARVVLDGKDAAVADQVTYSQELGGADLGFDRCLVVHNMPAVYSKVAKKNVFLAPSSLAIAALAKVKQWESPGNQVTYAEDVSRTVEYNILDTSTEGDLLNRYGVCYYARTILGGFSLLGNRSVTGKFISYVGLEDAISRKLVKAGQKAMAKNLTKSFMDQEVKRINDWLQTLVADETIPGGSVYLHPELNSVEKYKNGTWYVVIDYGRYAPNEHMIYQLNARDEIIEQFLEDVL; from the coding sequence ATGGCTGAGGTTTTGAACTTCGAGCACAACGGCATCACCGTCAATGCCACTGAATCTCCCGAGGCCATGGGTGGCCTGGGTGACAACGTTATCGGGCTGGTCGGCACCGCGCCGAATGCCAACGTGCTGATTCCGAAAAACACCCCATTCCGCATCAACAGCTTCACCACTCAGGCCCAGTTGGACCCGACCGGTGCTGAGGCGGGGACGCTGTTTCACGCGGTTTACCAGATTCTCAAAGTGGTCAAGGTGCCGGTCTACGTGGTCATCGTCGAAGAGGGTGCCACACCGGCCGACACGCAGAACAACGTCATTGGCGGCATCGAGGCCGAGACCGGACGCAAACTCGGTCTGGCGGCGCTCAGTGGGGTCGCTGAAGACCTGACCATCATAGGTGCGCCAGGTTTCACTGGCACCAAGGCGGTAGCGAGCGAGTTCGCCTCGTTTGGCAAGCGCATCAAGGCGCGTGTGGTGCTCGACGGCAAGGACGCGGCGGTTGCTGATCAAGTGACTTACAGCCAGGAACTGGGCGGTGCGGACCTCGGTTTCGACCGTTGCCTGGTGGTGCATAACATGCCGGCGGTGTACTCCAAGGTTGCGAAGAAAAACGTCTTCCTGGCGCCGTCGAGCCTGGCCATCGCCGCACTGGCCAAGGTCAAACAATGGGAGAGCCCGGGCAATCAGGTGACCTATGCCGAAGACGTCTCGCGCACCGTGGAATACAACATCCTCGACACCTCCACCGAAGGCGATCTGCTCAACCGCTACGGCGTTTGCTACTACGCCCGGACCATTCTCGGCGGCTTCTCGCTGCTGGGTAACCGCTCCGTCACCGGCAAGTTCATCAGCTACGTCGGCCTTGAAGATGCCATCAGCCGCAAGCTGGTGAAAGCCGGCCAAAAGGCCATGGCCAAGAACCTGACCAAATCCTTCATGGACCAGGAGGTCAAGCGCATCAACGACTGGCTGCAAACCCTGGTCGCCGACGAAACCATCCCCGGTGGCAGCGTGTACCTGCACCCGGAATTGAACAGTGTCGAGAAGTACAAGAACGGCACCTGGTACGTGGTCATCGACTACGGCCGCTACGCGCCGAACGAACACATGATTTATCAACTCAATGCCCGCGATGAAATCATCGAGCAGTTCCTGGAGGACGTTCTCTAA
- a CDS encoding phage tail assembly chaperone, translated as MWALVQEGVVLETTDVDPEGRYHPDLKWRSCAVQVQTGWLFENEVFVEKVAVLEERIATERLWRDGELTARQWLRDRHRDEQDLGRTTTLNNEQFVDLLDYLQKLRDWPQSELFPDTGLRPIPPSWIDLQLQ; from the coding sequence ATGTGGGCATTGGTACAAGAGGGTGTCGTTCTCGAAACGACGGACGTTGATCCGGAAGGGCGTTATCACCCCGACCTTAAATGGCGGTCGTGTGCTGTGCAGGTTCAAACTGGTTGGCTCTTTGAGAATGAGGTTTTCGTCGAGAAGGTCGCGGTGCTGGAGGAGCGTATCGCGACTGAGCGCCTATGGCGCGACGGCGAGCTGACAGCTCGTCAATGGCTGCGTGATCGGCATCGCGACGAGCAGGACTTGGGGCGGACGACGACACTCAATAATGAGCAATTTGTAGATTTGCTCGATTACCTTCAAAAGTTGCGCGACTGGCCTCAGTCCGAGCTATTCCCTGACACAGGGCTGCGTCCAATACCACCGTCTTGGATTGATCTGCAACTCCAATAA
- a CDS encoding phage tail protein has protein sequence MADYYTLLTDAGIAYETACKAAGTPIKLSQISVGDGGGEVYNPAATATALKREVWRGPLNALFQDEKNPSWLLAEVTIPPDVGGWYVREAGIWTDTGILYAIVKYPESFKPVLATSGSGKEFYIRSIFETSNAELVTLLIDDTVVKATRAWVAGYVADELAKLDRKQSVRVATTANIVLSGAQAIDGVAVVAGNRVLVKSQTLAKDNGIYVAANGAWVRAKDSDANAEVTSGLSVPVEEGATLANTIWQLVTDGGIVLGTTALSFQNVTQGFAPLNSPALLGTPTAPTAPVSNNNQQLATTAFVQRALGNHSSVGGLDASAVLTADAFGKSFIINSANPVNITLPKANTGFNGGTINLLNVSTGTATIVLQGTDYVAGIAANQLVLKTMDSITLSTGAGITWYAENGSVPDTLSTAFNGGVRALLDKFGLGSDAAKIPVISDFSEDIKPGLYRAFTLGHENASIGGPPETSVGSSTSMTVFVGGGYVAAGYKAFLAIINNTANGPTRAYLGHKTATGTQPFWSELGQTSHLPYRAKNYFKAPGVYQWTVPASVTKVHVEVVGGGGSGAFGGNEAINTGPGGGGGGGISSRLCTVVPGSLIAVTVGAGGAAVSTESDSGIAGGTSSFGSFCSATGGRGGVMNAGAQGGMGAGGDLNASLGLGFPPVRNSAGTGNWGGPGGGARVLLLLWIHRVLLGQVWGAVDA, from the coding sequence ATGGCCGACTACTACACCCTGCTCACCGATGCGGGGATCGCCTACGAAACCGCCTGCAAGGCGGCGGGCACACCGATCAAGCTGTCGCAGATTTCTGTCGGTGACGGCGGCGGCGAAGTTTACAACCCGGCCGCAACTGCCACGGCGCTCAAACGCGAAGTGTGGCGCGGGCCACTCAATGCGCTGTTCCAGGATGAGAAAAACCCGAGCTGGTTGTTGGCGGAAGTCACCATCCCGCCCGACGTGGGCGGCTGGTATGTGCGGGAGGCCGGGATCTGGACCGATACCGGGATCCTGTATGCCATCGTCAAATATCCGGAGTCGTTCAAGCCGGTGTTGGCGACGTCAGGTTCGGGGAAAGAGTTTTATATCCGGTCGATTTTCGAGACCAGTAATGCCGAGCTGGTGACGCTGCTGATTGATGACACGGTGGTCAAGGCGACGCGGGCTTGGGTGGCCGGTTATGTGGCCGACGAACTCGCCAAGCTCGACAGGAAGCAGTCTGTACGGGTGGCGACGACGGCCAACATTGTTTTGAGTGGTGCGCAGGCGATTGACGGTGTTGCTGTGGTTGCCGGGAATCGGGTGCTTGTTAAATCCCAAACGCTGGCGAAAGACAATGGTATCTACGTTGCCGCGAACGGTGCTTGGGTTCGGGCAAAGGATTCTGATGCGAATGCCGAGGTTACTTCGGGATTGAGTGTTCCGGTCGAAGAGGGGGCGACGCTTGCTAATACGATTTGGCAGTTGGTTACGGATGGCGGGATTGTTCTGGGCACCACGGCATTGAGTTTTCAGAATGTGACGCAGGGGTTTGCACCCCTCAATTCGCCAGCGCTTCTAGGAACCCCGACTGCCCCAACTGCCCCGGTAAGCAACAACAATCAGCAACTTGCGACTACTGCGTTTGTGCAGCGTGCGCTCGGCAACCATTCAAGCGTTGGCGGGTTGGACGCCAGTGCCGTGCTGACAGCGGATGCGTTCGGTAAGTCATTTATCATCAACTCGGCCAACCCCGTGAATATCACTTTGCCGAAGGCAAACACGGGGTTCAATGGCGGCACCATCAACCTGCTGAACGTGTCGACCGGCACAGCAACCATCGTCCTGCAAGGTACGGATTATGTGGCGGGTATTGCTGCAAATCAGTTGGTGCTCAAGACAATGGACAGCATCACGTTGTCGACTGGCGCTGGTATTACCTGGTATGCGGAGAACGGATCGGTCCCGGATACCTTGTCTACCGCGTTTAATGGTGGGGTTCGGGCTCTTCTAGATAAGTTTGGTCTTGGCTCGGATGCAGCAAAAATCCCGGTGATCAGTGACTTCTCGGAAGATATCAAGCCTGGCCTCTATCGTGCGTTCACGCTAGGTCATGAAAATGCATCTATTGGTGGGCCGCCTGAAACTAGCGTTGGTAGCAGCACTTCTATGACTGTTTTTGTAGGTGGCGGATACGTTGCTGCCGGGTACAAGGCGTTTCTGGCGATCATCAACAACACGGCAAACGGTCCGACGCGGGCTTATCTTGGACACAAGACTGCCACGGGCACGCAGCCATTTTGGAGTGAGCTGGGCCAAACCTCACATCTACCCTATCGCGCAAAAAATTATTTCAAGGCTCCTGGTGTTTATCAGTGGACCGTACCGGCAAGCGTGACGAAGGTTCATGTTGAAGTCGTTGGTGGCGGGGGAAGCGGAGCGTTTGGTGGGAACGAGGCGATCAACACCGGACCTGGGGGCGGCGGCGGCGGAGGAATCAGCAGCCGTCTCTGCACCGTTGTGCCTGGCAGCTTAATCGCGGTGACGGTAGGGGCCGGTGGAGCCGCCGTTTCCACAGAGAGCGATTCAGGAATTGCGGGTGGGACGTCGTCATTCGGTTCTTTCTGCTCGGCCACGGGCGGGCGTGGTGGTGTGATGAATGCCGGCGCTCAAGGTGGAATGGGGGCCGGTGGCGACCTTAATGCTTCGCTCGGCCTTGGCTTTCCGCCTGTGCGCAACTCGGCGGGCACAGGGAACTGGGGCGGTCCAGGGGGGGGGGCGAGAGTGCTTTTGCTGCTCTGGATACATCGAGTCTTACTCGGCCAGGTATGGGGGGCGGTGGACGCTTAA